A single region of the Procambarus clarkii isolate CNS0578487 chromosome 94, FALCON_Pclarkii_2.0, whole genome shotgun sequence genome encodes:
- the LOC123747272 gene encoding innexin inx2, producing MPSIGASVDIRSILGSIFNLFKTRANQICAATCDGLVLRMHYRWTFCLLLGGFLTVWYSWYHRDVITCVSHFNAETQVRLDYINICLSYPYVEENGSRRYILFYRWISWSLLVLAGVYYIPRKVSKNFDNARCKKLLEDLAANAHRYDQAERELVERAARYIIFNLKTHDGLYWKYLGVNVLALAVDLFAMQYMDFILQGRFIQYGFKAYPFDRDPQTFTDYMSQTFPPFASCELTSKNQLVNKRSETFGCHLTIMELYEKVFLLLWVWLIILTFITCCYIIFLLFMWLPCLRIYLLRTAKPAHANENVRKLLHNVSQNCKIGDIYLLYRVKGHLSHARFYELMTRLADPSLYKKQIQQGPPGALPDGKEKMPPNTQADTLRNRRPNMPQNPPVNPEYLHQLLAGNPEMMGKHPQHPTQHNPSLKTNTSILID from the exons ATGCCGTCCATTGGCGCGAGTGTGGATATTCGCTCCATCCTGGGGAGCATTTTTAACCTTTTCAAGACCAGAGCCAACCAGATATGTGCTGCCACCTGCGACGGTCTGGTGCTGAGGATGCACTACCGATGGACCTTCTGTCTCCTGCTGGGGGGCTTCCTCACTGTCTGGTACTCCTG GTATCACCGCGACGTCATCACCTGCGTGTCGCACTTCAACGCTGAGACACAAGTCCGTCTCGACTACATCAATATCTGCCTCTCTTACCCTTATGTAGAAGAGAATGGCTCCAGGAGGTATATACTCTTCTACCGCTGGATATCTTGGTCGCTCCTCGTCTTAGCTGGAGTATATTACATCCCACGAAAGGTATCCAAGAACTTCGACAACGCGAGGTGTAAGAAACTGCTGGAAGACCTTGCTGCCAACGCTCACAGATATGACCAAGCAGAGAGAGAGTTGGTGGAGAGAGCAGCAAGATATATCATCTTTAACCTCAAGACTCACGACGGCCTCTACTGGAAATATCTCGGAGTCAATGTCCTGGCGTTGGCTGTTGACCTTTTTGCTATGCAGTACATGGACTTCATTCTTCAGGGCCGGTTTATTCAGTACGGTTTCAAGGCCTACCCATTCGACAGAGATCCACAGACATTCACTGATTACATGTCTCAAACATTCCCTCCATTTGCCTCTTGTGAACTTACTAGCAAAAACCAGTTGGTAAACAAACGTTCTGAGACGTTTGGTTGTCACCTCACCATCATGGAGCTGTACGAGAAGGTGTTCTTGTTACTGTGGGTGTGGTTGATCATCCTGACCTTCATCACCTGCTGCTACATCATCTTCCTCCTCTTCATGTGGCTTCCATGCCTGCGAATTTACCTTCTACGCACTGCCAAGCCTGCCCATGCCAACGAGAACGTTCGAAAGCTTTTGCATAATGTTTCGCAGAACTGCAAGATTGGCGACATTTATCTTCTGTATCGTGTGAAGGGCCACCTTAGTCATGCCAGGTTCTACGAGCTGATGACAAGACTGGCAGATCCTTCTTTGTATAAAAAGCAGATTCAGCAGGGCCCACCTGGAGCACTTCCAGATGGCAAGGAAAAGATGCCACCAAACACGCAGGCCGATACCCTGAGGAATCGTCGTCCAAACATGCCCCAAAACCCACCAGTGAACCCTGAGTACCTGCATCAGCTCCTGGCTGGCAACCCGGAGATGATGGGCAAACACCCACAACATCCTACCCAGCATAACCCATCGTTAAAGACGAACACCAGCATTCTCATCGACTAG